One stretch of Alcaligenes faecalis DNA includes these proteins:
- a CDS encoding LysR family transcriptional regulator, with protein sequence MDTIQSLRVFREIVAAGSFAAAAQRLDMSAPMVSKHLANLEKQLGARLLHRSSRRLSLTELGQTYFDYCLQALDTLERGQQALSGSEHQPQGVLRVTAPVWFANRKVAQLLQDYQTRFPEVTLDMSLSNHKVDLVAEGFDLALRVMREPAPHQIARLICPTPFHLVASPEFVARHGMPRNCAEVMRLPAISPSYLQQPSFEFIGPDGPESLRLNPFMRSDNTNLTYYSALGGAGLAYLPEWLVMDDLGSGRLLRLLPDYTEELQQLHAVYASRRYLTPKVRSFIDFLLEELAEAAK encoded by the coding sequence ATGGATACGATTCAGAGTTTGCGGGTGTTCCGGGAAATCGTGGCGGCGGGCAGTTTTGCAGCGGCGGCACAACGTCTGGACATGTCAGCGCCTATGGTCAGCAAGCACTTGGCCAATCTGGAAAAACAGCTGGGCGCCCGCTTGCTCCATCGCAGCAGCCGTCGTTTGAGCCTGACGGAATTGGGGCAGACCTACTTTGATTATTGCTTGCAGGCGCTCGATACCCTGGAGCGTGGGCAGCAGGCTTTGTCAGGTTCTGAGCATCAGCCCCAAGGCGTGTTGCGGGTAACAGCGCCCGTGTGGTTTGCAAACCGCAAAGTGGCGCAGTTGTTGCAGGATTACCAAACGCGCTTCCCGGAGGTGACTTTGGACATGAGCCTGAGCAATCACAAGGTGGATCTGGTGGCGGAAGGTTTTGACCTGGCCTTGCGGGTGATGCGCGAGCCTGCCCCGCATCAGATTGCACGTCTTATTTGCCCCACACCTTTTCATTTGGTGGCCAGCCCGGAGTTTGTGGCCCGGCACGGTATGCCGCGCAACTGTGCGGAGGTGATGCGCCTGCCGGCTATCAGCCCCAGTTATTTGCAGCAGCCCAGTTTCGAGTTTATAGGGCCGGATGGGCCGGAGTCCTTGCGTCTGAATCCATTCATGCGCTCGGATAACACGAATCTGACCTATTACAGTGCCTTGGGCGGAGCAGGGCTGGCCTATTTGCCTGAATGGCTGGTGATGGATGATCTGGGCAGTGGTCGGCTGCTGCGCCTGTTGCCCGATTACACCGAAGAGCTGCAACAACTGCATGCCGTCTATGCCAGTCGTCGCTATTTGACACCTAAAGTGCGCAGTTTTATCGACTTCTTGCTAGAAGAACTGGCCGAAGCCGCCAAATGA
- a CDS encoding DoxX family protein produces the protein MSALTPSWTPRILSLLRIVTGYLLLTHGTAKILGFPKVDMFANLQISSIYGIAGILELVLGALLVIGLFSRFAAFIASGLCAFAYFIGHASASTVATPILNGGETAVLFCFAFLYLAFAGPGPWSIDAGRGKA, from the coding sequence ATGAGCGCCCTTACCCCTAGCTGGACTCCTCGCATCCTTAGCCTGCTGCGCATCGTCACAGGCTATTTACTGCTGACACACGGTACTGCCAAGATCCTGGGTTTCCCCAAAGTAGACATGTTTGCCAACCTGCAAATCAGCTCCATTTACGGCATTGCGGGCATTCTGGAACTGGTTCTGGGTGCCTTGCTGGTGATTGGCCTGTTCTCGCGTTTTGCTGCCTTTATTGCTTCGGGCCTGTGCGCTTTTGCCTACTTCATTGGCCACGCCAGCGCCAGCACGGTGGCCACACCCATCCTGAATGGTGGTGAAACGGCTGTTCTGTTCTGCTTTGCCTTCCTGTATCTGGCCTTTGCCGGCCCAGGCCCATGGAGCATTGACGCAGGCCGCGGCAAAGCCTGA
- a CDS encoding DODA-type extradiol aromatic ring-opening family dioxygenase, whose product MTMPTYFISHGGGPWPWMPEAQTMYAPLRAALQDIPRQLGRTPKAILMVSAHWEAQQANLLVASAAQPSMVYDYYGFPSHTYEIHYPAPGDPALAQQVCGLLEGAGLPTRLDAERGFDHGAFVPAYVIYPQAKVPMVQLSIHANYDPALHYAMGEALAPLRDEDVLIIGSGLSYHNLRNMGPGGVEPSAQFDAWLHQSLGLEDPAARRQALMNWEQAPAARIAHPREDHLVPVMVAAGAARGDAAHRFHHETQAFGGLTVSSYRFGSAT is encoded by the coding sequence ATGACAATGCCTACCTATTTCATCTCGCACGGTGGCGGACCCTGGCCCTGGATGCCTGAAGCGCAAACCATGTACGCCCCGCTGCGTGCTGCCTTGCAGGATATTCCACGCCAATTGGGCCGTACGCCCAAAGCGATCCTGATGGTCTCCGCTCACTGGGAAGCTCAACAGGCGAATTTACTGGTCGCCTCTGCCGCACAGCCCAGCATGGTGTACGACTACTACGGCTTTCCCTCCCATACCTACGAGATTCACTACCCTGCACCGGGCGACCCGGCTCTGGCGCAGCAAGTCTGTGGCCTGCTGGAAGGTGCCGGTCTGCCCACTCGGCTAGATGCGGAACGCGGCTTTGACCACGGCGCCTTCGTACCGGCTTATGTGATCTATCCGCAGGCCAAAGTACCTATGGTGCAGTTGTCCATTCACGCCAATTACGACCCGGCCCTGCACTACGCCATGGGCGAGGCGCTTGCGCCTCTGCGGGACGAAGATGTGCTGATTATTGGCAGCGGCCTGAGCTATCACAACCTGCGCAATATGGGCCCCGGCGGAGTGGAGCCTTCTGCCCAGTTTGACGCCTGGCTGCACCAAAGCCTGGGCCTGGAGGATCCTGCCGCTCGTCGTCAGGCCCTGATGAATTGGGAACAGGCCCCGGCTGCACGTATTGCTCACCCCCGCGAAGATCACCTGGTCCCAGTCATGGTGGCGGCCGGTGCTGCACGTGGAGATGCGGCGCATCGCTTCCACCATGAAACCCAGGCCTTTGGGGGCTTGACCGTGTCCAGCTACCGCTTTGGCTCGGCCACGTAA
- a CDS encoding exodeoxyribonuclease III, producing MLRVTSLNVNGIRAAFRKGLPAWLEAQKPHIVCMQEIKISEPDLTPDLTHPGEYHGHFHHAQKKGYSGVGLYLNHKAETVAEGMACEEFDAEGRIIRADWNDLSVISAYLPSGSSGDERQTAKYRFLDHFEQWINGLMQEHRNTGREFIICGDWNIAHHEADLKNWKGNLKNSGFLPEERAWMTKVLSELSWVDVYRSLHPDTTDECYTWWSNRGQAWAKNVGWRIDYQIATPGIAAKARSATVYKEERFSDHAPLTVDYDWSL from the coding sequence GTGTTACGCGTCACCTCGTTAAACGTCAACGGTATTCGGGCCGCCTTTCGTAAAGGCCTGCCCGCCTGGCTGGAAGCCCAGAAACCTCATATTGTCTGCATGCAGGAAATCAAGATCAGCGAGCCTGATCTGACGCCTGACCTCACTCACCCCGGTGAGTATCACGGGCATTTCCACCATGCACAGAAAAAAGGCTATAGCGGCGTCGGTCTGTACCTGAACCACAAGGCAGAAACCGTGGCCGAAGGCATGGCCTGCGAAGAGTTCGATGCCGAAGGCCGCATCATCCGCGCCGACTGGAACGACCTTAGTGTGATCAGCGCCTACCTGCCCTCGGGCTCATCGGGCGACGAGCGTCAAACGGCCAAGTACCGTTTTCTGGATCATTTTGAGCAGTGGATTAATGGCTTGATGCAGGAACACCGCAATACCGGCCGCGAGTTCATTATTTGTGGTGACTGGAATATTGCGCACCACGAAGCCGATTTGAAGAACTGGAAAGGCAATCTGAAAAACAGCGGTTTTCTGCCTGAAGAACGCGCCTGGATGACAAAAGTGCTGAGCGAGCTGTCCTGGGTAGACGTGTACCGCAGCCTGCATCCTGACACTACGGACGAGTGCTACACCTGGTGGAGCAACCGCGGCCAGGCTTGGGCCAAAAATGTGGGGTGGCGCATTGATTATCAAATTGCCACCCCAGGTATTGCTGCCAAGGCGCGTAGTGCAACGGTCTATAAAGAAGAGCGCTTCAGCGACCACGCGCCACTGACGGTTGATTACGACTGGAGCCTGTAA
- a CDS encoding c-type cytochrome produces the protein MRTYRPATMMYSAMAALVLFAAAPAAQADSDEALKLYKSSCMVCHASGMANAPRLGDKARWEPLIAQGEDALMQVVLNGKGAMPPRGAAPKATDEQLRSVVRYMIEKAS, from the coding sequence ATGAGAACCTATCGCCCCGCCACCATGATGTACTCCGCAATGGCCGCTTTGGTCTTGTTCGCTGCTGCACCCGCAGCACAGGCTGACTCGGACGAAGCTCTCAAGCTGTACAAGTCTTCGTGTATGGTCTGTCACGCATCGGGTATGGCCAATGCCCCTCGTCTGGGTGACAAGGCTCGTTGGGAGCCCCTGATCGCCCAAGGCGAAGACGCCTTGATGCAAGTGGTGCTGAACGGCAAGGGCGCCATGCCCCCACGCGGTGCAGCCCCCAAGGCAACAGACGAACAATTGCGTAGCGTTGTGCGCTACATGATTGAAAAGGCCAGCTAA
- the nirK gene encoding copper-containing nitrite reductase: MERRHFLKSAGLGVAAGTTLLAAQVQARETAAPKKNAPWLAARTEAQIAKLERVKVDLVAPPMVHKHEQKVGPEPRVVEFRMSIVEKEIVVDRDGTTMHAMMFDGSMPGPTMVVHEGDYLELTLVNPASNTMPHNIDFHASTGALGGAKLTNVNPGEQATLRFKADRTGTFVYHCAPEGSVAWHVVQGMHGTVMVLPRDGLKDSAGNGLHYDRVYTIGEFDLYIPRDEKGNFKKYGSSAESYGDTLETMRGLIPSHVVFNGKVGALMGDGAMKAKVGETVLFIHSQANRDTRPHLIGGHGDWVWELGKFDDPPAKNLETWFIRGGSAGVALYTFKQPGVYAYVNHNLIEAMELGAAGHVLVEGDWNDDLMKQVSPPGPIKG; encoded by the coding sequence ATGGAACGTCGTCATTTCTTGAAAAGTGCTGGCCTAGGTGTCGCCGCAGGAACGACTTTGCTGGCGGCTCAAGTACAAGCCCGCGAGACGGCTGCACCAAAAAAGAACGCGCCTTGGCTGGCCGCGCGTACAGAAGCCCAGATCGCCAAGCTGGAGCGGGTCAAGGTGGATCTGGTTGCGCCTCCTATGGTCCACAAGCACGAGCAGAAAGTGGGTCCCGAGCCTCGCGTGGTGGAATTCCGCATGAGCATCGTGGAAAAAGAAATCGTGGTCGATCGTGATGGCACAACCATGCACGCCATGATGTTTGACGGTTCCATGCCCGGCCCCACTATGGTGGTGCACGAAGGCGACTACCTGGAGCTGACACTGGTCAACCCGGCCAGCAACACCATGCCGCACAACATCGACTTTCACGCCTCGACCGGCGCGCTGGGCGGTGCCAAGCTGACCAACGTGAACCCTGGCGAACAAGCCACACTGCGCTTCAAGGCCGACCGCACCGGCACGTTTGTGTACCACTGCGCACCCGAAGGCTCGGTGGCCTGGCACGTGGTTCAGGGCATGCACGGTACCGTCATGGTGCTGCCTCGCGACGGTCTGAAAGACTCGGCTGGCAATGGCTTGCATTACGACCGCGTCTACACCATTGGCGAATTTGACCTCTACATCCCTCGTGATGAAAAGGGCAACTTCAAGAAGTATGGCTCTTCGGCTGAAAGCTACGGCGACACCCTGGAAACCATGCGTGGTCTGATCCCCAGCCACGTGGTGTTCAACGGCAAGGTCGGAGCCTTGATGGGCGACGGTGCCATGAAGGCGAAAGTGGGTGAAACCGTGCTGTTCATTCACTCGCAAGCCAACCGCGACACGCGTCCTCACCTGATCGGTGGTCACGGTGACTGGGTTTGGGAACTGGGCAAGTTTGACGACCCACCAGCCAAGAACCTGGAAACCTGGTTCATTCGCGGTGGTTCGGCCGGTGTGGCTCTCTACACCTTCAAGCAGCCCGGTGTGTACGCCTACGTGAACCACAACCTGATCGAAGCCATGGAACTGGGCGCAGCAGGTCACGTGCTGGTCGAAGGCGACTGGAACGACGACTTGATGAAGCAAGTCAGCCCTCCCGGCCCGATCAAGGGATAA
- a CDS encoding nitric-oxide reductase large subunit: protein MRSYKKLWWSLVAVTMVTFAILGWTGVEVYRQAPPMPVKVVTPDGREFTSQEQIHRGQSAWQSTGGMQLGSIWGHGAYQAPDWSADWLHREALAWLDLAAQQTYSLNYDQLTSSQQATLRQELQDEYRPNRIDEATGVLQISERRAKAIDTTAQYYIDLFGDAPELKSSRESFAMKDNTLPELQRRQDMTRFFFWLSWATVTERPGTTVSYTNNWPHEPLVDNHPSTANIVWSIVSIVLLLAGIGLLVWIWAFTHKEEEAPVAPATDPVLAFRLTPSQRALKKYAFLTVALFVIQVFLGGFTAHYTVEGQMFYGIDVSQWFPYSLTRTWHIQAALLWIASGFLTAGLFLVPLINGGEDPKFQRLGVDVLFGALVVLFIGSFAGNFLAIKNILPPELNFWFGHQGYEYLDLGRFWQIVKFIGLAFWLLLMLRGMWPALRRDKGDNHLLVLLTISTVAIGLFYGTGLFYGEHTNITIMEYWRWWVVHLWVEGFFEVFATVAMGFIFLTLGLVSKRSATIAGLAAASLFLVGGVPGTLHHLYFSGTTTPIMAIGASFSALEVVPLIMLGYEAFHNWKMQKQASWMSDLRWPVMFFVAVAFWNMLGAGVFGFLINPPISLYYIQGLNTTPLHAHAALFGVYGFLSLGFVLLVVRYISPEVRYNDRLMSWGFWTLNLGLVLMMFVSLLPAGIIQAWASISEGMWYARSEEFMQQPILQSLRWWRTLGDVVFIAGALIVFQQVLVRIMAGRRGAAAHAAGAVKAS, encoded by the coding sequence ATGCGTAGCTATAAAAAACTATGGTGGTCCCTGGTGGCAGTCACCATGGTGACCTTTGCCATCCTGGGATGGACAGGTGTGGAGGTGTATCGTCAGGCACCCCCCATGCCCGTCAAGGTAGTCACACCGGATGGCCGTGAATTTACCTCACAGGAACAGATACATCGTGGCCAGTCCGCCTGGCAAAGTACCGGCGGCATGCAGTTGGGCTCGATCTGGGGGCATGGGGCCTACCAGGCACCCGACTGGAGTGCGGACTGGTTGCACCGCGAGGCTCTGGCCTGGCTGGATCTGGCTGCCCAGCAAACCTACTCGCTGAACTACGATCAGCTGACATCCAGTCAGCAGGCCACCTTGCGGCAGGAACTGCAGGACGAATACCGTCCTAACCGCATTGATGAAGCGACGGGCGTATTGCAGATCAGCGAACGCCGCGCCAAGGCCATCGATACCACCGCCCAGTATTACATCGACCTGTTTGGCGACGCGCCCGAGCTGAAATCCAGCCGCGAAAGCTTCGCCATGAAGGACAACACCTTGCCCGAGCTGCAGCGTCGTCAGGACATGACCCGCTTCTTCTTCTGGCTGTCCTGGGCCACGGTGACGGAGCGTCCTGGTACTACCGTCAGCTATACCAACAACTGGCCACACGAGCCCCTGGTGGATAACCATCCTTCCACGGCCAATATCGTCTGGTCCATTGTCAGTATCGTGCTCTTGCTGGCCGGTATTGGCCTGCTTGTCTGGATCTGGGCCTTTACGCACAAGGAAGAGGAAGCGCCTGTTGCCCCGGCTACCGACCCGGTTCTGGCATTCCGCCTGACACCTTCGCAGCGTGCCCTGAAAAAATATGCCTTCCTGACGGTTGCCCTGTTTGTCATCCAGGTATTTCTGGGCGGCTTTACCGCGCACTACACCGTTGAAGGCCAGATGTTCTATGGCATAGACGTATCGCAGTGGTTCCCTTACTCCCTGACCCGTACCTGGCACATTCAGGCGGCCCTTTTGTGGATTGCCAGTGGCTTCCTGACTGCCGGCTTGTTCCTGGTGCCCTTGATTAACGGGGGAGAGGATCCCAAGTTCCAGCGCCTGGGCGTGGATGTCCTGTTCGGTGCTCTGGTTGTGCTCTTTATTGGTTCTTTTGCCGGTAACTTCCTGGCCATCAAGAACATCCTGCCACCCGAGCTGAACTTCTGGTTCGGTCACCAGGGTTATGAGTACCTGGATCTGGGCCGTTTCTGGCAGATCGTGAAGTTCATTGGTCTGGCTTTCTGGCTTTTGCTGATGTTGCGTGGCATGTGGCCTGCCTTGCGTCGTGACAAGGGCGACAACCACCTGCTGGTTCTGTTGACCATTTCCACCGTGGCCATTGGCCTGTTCTACGGTACTGGTCTGTTCTACGGCGAACACACCAATATCACCATCATGGAGTACTGGCGCTGGTGGGTGGTCCACCTGTGGGTTGAAGGCTTCTTCGAGGTCTTTGCCACCGTTGCCATGGGCTTTATCTTCCTGACCCTGGGTCTGGTTTCCAAGCGCAGTGCCACGATTGCGGGTCTGGCTGCCGCCTCGCTGTTCCTGGTTGGCGGTGTGCCCGGTACTTTGCATCACCTGTATTTCTCGGGTACGACCACACCGATCATGGCCATTGGCGCTTCCTTCAGTGCTTTGGAAGTGGTGCCCTTGATCATGCTGGGTTACGAAGCGTTCCATAACTGGAAGATGCAGAAACAAGCCAGCTGGATGAGCGATCTGCGTTGGCCTGTCATGTTCTTTGTGGCCGTGGCCTTCTGGAACATGCTGGGTGCCGGTGTGTTCGGTTTCCTGATCAACCCACCTATCTCGCTGTACTACATCCAGGGTCTGAACACCACGCCATTGCATGCTCACGCAGCCTTGTTCGGTGTGTATGGCTTCCTGTCTCTGGGCTTTGTCTTGCTGGTGGTGCGTTATATCTCGCCAGAGGTTCGCTACAACGACCGCTTGATGAGCTGGGGCTTCTGGACGCTGAATCTGGGTCTGGTTCTGATGATGTTCGTCAGCCTGCTGCCAGCCGGGATTATTCAGGCCTGGGCCAGCATCTCGGAAGGTATGTGGTATGCCCGCAGCGAAGAGTTCATGCAGCAGCCTATCCTGCAATCCCTGCGCTGGTGGCGTACTTTGGGTGACGTTGTGTTTATTGCCGGTGCCCTGATCGTATTCCAGCAAGTTCTGGTACGTATCATGGCTGGCCGTCGTGGTGCCGCAGCCCATGCTGCAGGCGCAGTAAAAGCATCGTGA
- the norR gene encoding nitric oxide reductase transcriptional regulator NorR: MLDLLIADLATEIPAPLRLQRMVHLLARHFGCDAAGLLKLDDTVLRIVAASGLGHDTLGRHFVIADHPRLTRILNSPSLTRFEPNCGLPDPYDGLLDDKLGQPLPVHDCVGITLQVQGTPWGILTLDALRPGTFSASTLVELKHWCLVLESAIRISELEEENRSLRLLSTLPPDYLSRNNSAAIIGNSKSLLEVIQLLDTVATSELPVLLLGETGVGKELFAQRLHQRSPRHSNPLIYVNCAALPESLAESELFGHVKGAFSGAHENRAGRFEAAQGGTLFLDEIGELSLTIQAKLLRTLQNGEIQRLGADHPIKLNVRLVAATNRDLSQQIAQGGFRADLFHRLSVFPLTIPALRERHQDILLLAGHFLETNRSRLGLRGIRLSPDAEAALLAYHWPGNVRELEHLISRATIRLLVDTPDRNQIFTLSADNLNLLPSTHQPVAAVSTAIGTPRQSLRQSVEQLQSQLIRQALDETDGNWSQAARQLGIDPSNLHKLASKLGLKTRSESLSDD; encoded by the coding sequence ATGCTAGATCTCTTGATTGCCGACCTTGCCACCGAGATTCCGGCGCCTTTACGCCTGCAGCGCATGGTGCATTTGCTGGCACGGCACTTTGGCTGTGATGCGGCGGGTTTACTGAAGCTGGACGACACAGTGCTGCGCATTGTGGCGGCCAGTGGCCTGGGCCATGACACCCTGGGGCGTCACTTTGTCATTGCGGATCATCCTCGGCTGACGCGGATTTTGAACTCCCCCAGCCTGACCCGCTTTGAGCCCAACTGTGGCCTGCCGGACCCGTATGACGGCCTGCTTGATGACAAGCTGGGTCAGCCCCTGCCGGTGCACGATTGCGTGGGCATTACCTTGCAAGTTCAGGGCACGCCCTGGGGCATTCTGACGCTGGATGCCTTGCGACCAGGGACGTTTTCAGCCTCCACGCTGGTGGAGCTGAAGCACTGGTGTCTGGTGCTGGAAAGCGCCATTCGCATCAGCGAGCTGGAAGAAGAAAACCGCAGCCTGCGCCTGCTCTCCACCTTGCCGCCCGACTACTTGTCGCGCAATAACTCGGCCGCCATCATTGGCAACAGCAAATCCCTGCTGGAGGTCATTCAACTGCTGGACACGGTAGCCACCTCCGAGCTGCCTGTGCTCTTGCTGGGTGAAACCGGCGTGGGTAAGGAGCTATTTGCACAACGCCTGCACCAACGCTCACCACGTCACAGCAATCCTTTGATCTACGTGAACTGTGCTGCCTTGCCCGAGTCTCTGGCAGAAAGCGAACTATTCGGACACGTAAAGGGCGCGTTTTCGGGTGCCCATGAGAATCGCGCCGGGCGCTTTGAGGCGGCCCAGGGCGGCACCCTGTTTCTGGATGAAATCGGTGAGTTGTCTTTGACGATTCAGGCCAAGCTGTTGCGTACCTTGCAGAATGGCGAGATTCAGCGCCTGGGGGCGGACCACCCCATCAAACTGAATGTGCGTCTGGTTGCCGCCACCAACCGTGACCTGAGTCAGCAAATCGCCCAAGGCGGTTTCCGGGCCGATCTGTTTCACCGCCTGTCGGTTTTTCCACTCACAATCCCCGCGCTGCGCGAGCGCCATCAGGACATTTTGCTGCTGGCAGGCCACTTTCTGGAAACCAACCGTTCTCGTTTGGGATTGCGCGGAATTCGCTTATCCCCCGACGCAGAAGCCGCTTTACTGGCTTATCATTGGCCAGGTAATGTTCGCGAATTGGAACATTTAATCAGTCGGGCAACCATCCGCCTGCTGGTCGATACGCCAGATCGTAACCAAATATTTACGCTTAGCGCCGATAATCTCAATTTGTTACCTTCTACCCACCAGCCTGTCGCAGCGGTCAGCACCGCCATTGGCACACCCCGCCAATCCTTGCGTCAGTCCGTTGAGCAGCTGCAAAGCCAGTTGATCCGGCAGGCTCTGGATGAGACCGACGGTAACTGGAGCCAGGCTGCCCGACAGCTAGGCATAGACCCCAGCAATCTGCACAAGCTGGCCAGCAAACTAGGGCTTAAAACCCGCTCAGAAAGCTTAAGTGATGACTGA
- a CDS encoding Crp/Fnr family transcriptional regulator translates to MTDISYPSLLASLPVFSKLDAASINELWQEGRLIHYDKDSQVFRQEQSSDHFFVLLQGLIKVVRTMPNGSQLLVRFALPGDVIGIAPALRRRNYPATAISVTTSAALAWPEKSWDSLTQRFPCLLSSAQDTVAQRLSDADDRLLEIHSLEVEQRLAHSLLRLIRQVGQSGAQGTSLSIPVTRQDLADLAGTTLYTASRVVSSWDHQGLILAGRKQITIADLDKFAQAVLERG, encoded by the coding sequence ATGACTGACATATCCTACCCCTCCTTGTTAGCCAGCCTGCCCGTTTTCTCCAAGCTGGACGCCGCCAGCATCAACGAACTGTGGCAAGAGGGACGCCTGATCCACTACGACAAGGACAGCCAGGTCTTTCGCCAGGAACAAAGCAGCGACCACTTTTTTGTCCTGCTGCAAGGCCTGATCAAAGTCGTGCGCACCATGCCCAATGGCTCACAACTGCTGGTACGTTTTGCCTTGCCCGGCGACGTCATTGGCATTGCCCCTGCCCTGCGCCGTCGCAACTATCCGGCAACCGCCATCAGCGTGACCACCAGCGCAGCCTTGGCCTGGCCAGAAAAATCCTGGGACAGCCTGACGCAACGCTTTCCCTGCCTGCTCAGTTCTGCGCAGGACACAGTCGCACAACGACTAAGCGATGCGGATGATCGCCTGCTGGAGATTCATAGTCTGGAAGTGGAGCAGCGGCTGGCTCACAGCCTGCTGCGCTTGATTCGCCAAGTGGGCCAAAGCGGCGCACAAGGGACGTCCTTGAGTATTCCAGTAACCCGGCAAGATCTGGCGGACCTGGCCGGGACCACCTTGTACACGGCCAGCCGCGTCGTCAGCAGCTGGGATCATCAGGGTTTGATCTTGGCAGGCCGCAAGCAAATTACGATTGCGGACCTGGACAAGTTTGCACAAGCGGTTCTGGAACGCGGCTAA
- a CDS encoding formylglycine-generating enzyme family protein — MRSHVVGSVLLVAILAGCSSGEPSNPAGLPELVEVAGPAREVMQAGEYLLDGRLIASDTVMYAPVPTLKAMKYQVSQFEYDQCVRAERCKAADAVGQGQAKNMPVVGVSWQDGQDYAAWLSERTGKKFRLPDYLEWSYFADQKVLESAQSGLDENEQAALWLQEYQDSYKRKQEQEVPLAPLGQGVANAYGVFDAGGQVAEWTNTCHVRVHRISMPRAESRLENCGVRTLGGEHIAVMPDFIRDPKTGACSVGVPPRYLGLRLVTED, encoded by the coding sequence ATGCGAAGCCATGTAGTGGGATCGGTGCTGTTGGTGGCCATTCTGGCCGGATGTTCGTCTGGCGAGCCCAGCAATCCAGCGGGTTTGCCCGAGCTGGTTGAAGTGGCCGGTCCGGCGCGTGAAGTCATGCAGGCCGGTGAATACTTGCTGGATGGGCGTCTGATTGCGTCCGACACAGTGATGTACGCTCCCGTTCCCACCCTGAAAGCCATGAAGTATCAGGTCAGCCAGTTTGAGTACGATCAGTGCGTTCGTGCCGAGCGCTGCAAGGCCGCCGATGCGGTGGGCCAAGGCCAGGCCAAGAATATGCCGGTGGTGGGGGTTAGCTGGCAGGATGGCCAGGATTACGCTGCCTGGTTAAGCGAGCGCACCGGCAAGAAATTCCGTTTGCCGGATTATCTGGAATGGAGCTATTTCGCGGACCAGAAAGTGCTTGAGTCGGCACAAAGCGGCCTGGATGAAAATGAGCAAGCTGCCCTGTGGCTGCAGGAGTATCAGGACAGCTACAAGCGCAAGCAGGAACAGGAAGTTCCCCTGGCCCCTTTGGGGCAGGGTGTTGCCAATGCCTATGGGGTATTTGATGCGGGCGGGCAGGTGGCCGAATGGACCAATACCTGCCACGTACGGGTACACCGTATCAGCATGCCGCGTGCAGAGTCGCGTCTGGAGAACTGCGGGGTACGCACCCTGGGGGGCGAGCACATTGCGGTGATGCCCGACTTTATCCGCGACCCAAAAACCGGGGCGTGTTCGGTTGGCGTGCCACCGCGTTACTTGGGTCTGCGTCTGGTCACTGAAGACTAA